The genomic region ATCTGAGCCTCACCCTCCCATTATAGTATTCGGTCATTTTTTGCTGGTATTTCGTCATCCTGTTAGAAGCCCTATCTCTTACTTCGTCTAGGCAGTCCAGGTTTACTCGCAATTGCTTGTTATTATTTTCTTCGTGGAATGCTTCTCATCTGATGTTGGCTACTCCTACTTCGACCGGGATTACTGCTTCAGTGCCACATGTAAGCTTGAATGGGGTTTTGCCCGTCGAGGTTCTCGCCGTGGTTCTGTAGGCCCATAatacattgggcaattcttctggCCAGGCACCCTTGGCGTCATCCAGTTTGGTTTTAATTATCTGGAGCAATGTTCAGTTCGTCACTTCTGTCTGTCCGTTTGCCTGTGGATGCCCTAGGGACGAGAACTGGTTTCTGATGCCGAGGCCGGAGCAGAAGTCCCTGAAGCCTTGGTTGTCAAACTGCCGCCCATTGTCTGATATGATCGTCCGTGGGATCCTAAACCTACAGATTATATTTCTCCACACGAAGTTTCGGATTCATGCTTCAGTGATGGTTGCCATTGCctctgcttcaacccattttgtaaagtaatcaattgcaaTGAGTAGGAATGTTACCTGGCCTTTACCCAGGGGTAGTAGTCGGACGATGTCGATTCCCCATTGCGCGAATGGCCACGGGGATGATATTGTCATCAATTTCTCTGCTGGAAGTTGTTGGATGTTCTCGAATCTCTGACACTTGTCACAATTCTTGACGAGTTCTACTGCGTCAGCTTGGACAGTTGGCTAAAAATAACCTGTTCAAATGACTTTGCTTACTAAGGACCTAGGGCCAGCGTGATCTCCGCAAATACCTTCGTGGATTTCTTCCAGGATGTACCTGGCTTCGTTTTCGTCGACACACTTCAAGTAGGGCAGGGAATGGCCTCTTTTGTATAGGTGGTCATTTAAAATCATGAACCTGGTTGCTCTCTGCTTGATTTTCCTGGCCTCCTTGGCATCTTGGGGGAGGTGTCCATCTTGGAGGAAGGACACGATCGGTGTCATCCAGCTGTTTATGTTCTGGATTGCGAATGTCGGGATTTCTTCGATGCTGGGGCGTTTTTACATCTCCATGCTCAGCTCTATGCACGCCGGTTCTTCTTCTGAGGAGGCTATTTTTGTGATCTCGTCTGCTTCCATATTCTGGCCTCTTGGGATCTGCACAAACTCCAATTTGTCAAACTCCCGAGCTAAATGTTTCGCCATCTTGAGGTATTTAtgcattctttcctcctttgcttcGTACTCCACTCTGATTTGTCCTATTACTAGCTTCGAGTCACTCTGAACGAGCAGATTTTTTGTTCCGAGTGCCTTCCCGAGTCTCAGCCCAGTCAATATTCCTTCGTACTCCACTTCTTTATTGGTGGCTGGAAACTTAAGTCGAACTCCATATCTGAGCTTTTCTCCGTCGGGGGTGATTATGATGACCCCTACTTCTCCCCTTTTTTGGGCTGATGAACCATCAGTCTGGATTGTCCACTGTTCTGTTGGATCACCGCGGTCATCATCGTCGTGAGGGGTGAACTCAGTAATGAAATCTGCTAAagcttgcgccttgatggcAGTTCTAGGAAGGTACTtgatgtcgaactggctgagttcgattgcccacTAGACCATTCTCCCTGCTGCCTCAAGTTTGTTCATGGATTTCCTGATTGGTTGGTCTGTCATTACCAGGATGGGATGTGTTTCGAAGTACGGTTGCAGCTTCCGTGAAGCCACTATTAAAGCGAATgcaatcttctcaatcctggGGTACTTGGCTTCTGCTCTCTAGAGGGCTTGACTGATGTAGTAAACTAGAAGCTgcttcttatcttcctctcGAATCAGGGCTGCGCTGACGGCTGTGGCTGATGCTGCTAGGTATAGATAAAGGTTTTCCCCTTCCTTATACAGACTTAGTAGGGGAGGATTGCTCAGGTAATGTTTGAGCTCTTGAAACGCTGCTTCGTATTAGTCAGTCTAGGCGAAAGCTTGCTTCAACGTCTTGAAAAAGGGTAGGTATTTGTCCGTTGCTTTGGAGACGAACCTATTCAGTGCAGCAATCCTCCCTGTTAGCTTCTGGACCTCTTTGACGAACTTTGGCGACATCATGTTGAGTATTGCTTGTACCTTCTTCGGATTTGCTTCTATCCCtctctgggacaccatgaatcccaagaattttcctaagGCTACCCCGAAAACACACTTACTGGGATTCAACTTCATCTAATATTTTTAGAGGGTGTTAAATGTTTCTTTCAAATCGTCCA from Castanea sativa cultivar Marrone di Chiusa Pesio chromosome 11, ASM4071231v1 harbors:
- the LOC142616635 gene encoding uncharacterized protein LOC142616635 → MAEEDQEKTAFITSQGLYCYKRGIEANPKKVQAILNMMSPKFVKEVQKLTGRIAALNSQFDIKYLPRTAIKAQALADFITEFTPHDDDDRGDPTEQWTIQTDGSSAQKRGEVGVIIITPDGEKLRYGVRLKFPATNKEVEYEGILTGLRLGKALGTKNLLVQSDSKLVIGQIRVEYEAKEERMHKYLKMAKHLAREFDKLEFVQIPRGQNMEADEITKIASSEEEPACIELSMEM